In Candidatus Aminicenantes bacterium, a single window of DNA contains:
- a CDS encoding ankyrin repeat domain-containing protein: MERHDPPWPAQQQPDGSPTVPQAEGSRLLTAVREGDIETFQALLAQGTPVSAVDPTGRSALHWAALKGRSEFAKTLVESGADLEKTDRDGRTPLHLAARADAGSVIQSLLNAGAVADVRDNHGYLPVELASAYGLESESHALLEEAMVRLQEEPGRSAVRDVVHRYIEALKAGDAKTLHALSVPGTPE, encoded by the coding sequence ATGGAGAGACATGACCCGCCTTGGCCGGCACAACAGCAACCGGATGGTTCACCCACCGTCCCGCAGGCGGAAGGATCGCGGCTGCTCACGGCGGTCCGGGAAGGCGACATTGAAACATTCCAGGCTCTGTTGGCTCAAGGTACTCCCGTTTCGGCCGTGGATCCGACCGGTCGCTCGGCGCTGCACTGGGCAGCTCTGAAAGGCCGGAGTGAATTCGCAAAAACCCTGGTAGAGTCCGGGGCGGACCTGGAAAAGACGGATAGAGACGGGCGGACTCCATTGCATCTGGCTGCGCGCGCGGACGCCGGATCGGTGATCCAGTCACTATTGAACGCCGGAGCGGTAGCGGATGTCCGCGATAACCACGGTTACCTGCCCGTTGAACTGGCATCGGCCTACGGACTGGAGAGCGAATCCCACGCACTTCTCGAGGAAGCCATGGTGCGCCTCCAGGAAGAGCCCGGGAGGAGCGCTGTCCGGGATGTGGTGCACCGATACATCGAAGCCCTGAAGGCAGGGGACGCGAAAACGCTTCATGCCTTGAGCGTGCCGGGAACCCCCGAGC